A single genomic interval of Pseudomonas sp. FeN3W harbors:
- a CDS encoding DUF6482 family protein, with protein sequence MNLQNLATHAQAGRIDALELISLEGGIYLLDIYLQGQRHSLIDARGEVWHLRSVEHARDLLRELPELPFHLVQQSPYDEMCGLAEGVREPLRVPIGMRSQW encoded by the coding sequence ATGAACCTTCAGAACCTCGCCACTCATGCCCAGGCCGGGCGTATCGACGCCCTTGAGCTGATTTCGCTCGAGGGTGGCATCTATCTTCTCGACATCTACCTGCAGGGCCAGCGGCATAGCCTGATCGACGCGCGCGGCGAGGTGTGGCATCTGCGTTCCGTCGAGCACGCTCGTGATTTGTTGCGCGAGCTGCCGGAGCTGCCCTTTCATCTGGTGCAGCAATCGCCGTACGACGAGATGTGCGGTCTTGCCGAGGGCGTCCGCGAGCCATTGCGTGTGCCGATCGGCATGCGTTCGCAGTGGTGA
- a CDS encoding ATP-binding protein, translating to MPDTVAAGLRLAPDALTRPFEPSQFNFNDTSELEPFLGVLGQERAVEALQFGVAMPRPGYNVYVMGEPGTGRFSFVRRYLKAEGKRLDTPSDWVYVNNFDEPREPRVLELPHGGAAAFIADINQLIDNLLATFPAVFEHPSFQQKKSAIDRAFNQRYDKALDVIEKLALEKEIALYRDSTNIAFTPMKEGKALDETEFAQLPEAERERYHEDISALEVRLNEELASLPQWKRESTNQLRQLNDETISQALQPLLAPLSEKYAENAGIEAYLQAVQVNLLKTVVEQLVDENRPEAQNRVLLEEQYSPSLVVGHPVDGGAPVVFEPHPTYDNLFGRIEYNTDQGALYTSYRQLRPGALHRANGGFLMLEAEKLLSEPFVWEALKRALQSRKLKMESPLAELGRLATVTLTPQVIPLNVKVIIIGSRQLYYTLQDLDPDFQEMFRVLVDFDEDIPLAEDSLEQFAQLMKTRTSEEGMAPLSAAAVARLATYSARLAEHQGRLSARIGDLFQLVSEADFIRQLAKDEVTDVGHIERALKAKATRTGRVSARILEDILAGVILIDSEGAAIGKCNGLTVLEVGDSAFGMPARISATVYPGGSGIVDIEREVNLGQPIHSKGVMILTGYLGSRYAQEFPLEISASIALEQSYGYVDGDSASLGECCALISALSRTPLKQCFAITGSINQFGEVQAVGGVNEKIEGFFRLCEARGLTGEQGVIIPFANVTTLMLDERVLEAVRQQQFHVYAVRQVDEALSLLAGEDVGAANELGHFPKGSVNARVVERLRDIAEIELEEEGKSEPAQAEQGASEENR from the coding sequence GCTGACCCGTCCCTTCGAGCCCAGCCAATTCAATTTCAACGATACCTCCGAACTGGAGCCGTTTCTCGGCGTGCTCGGCCAGGAGCGTGCGGTCGAGGCACTGCAGTTCGGCGTGGCCATGCCGCGTCCGGGATACAACGTTTACGTGATGGGAGAGCCAGGCACCGGGCGCTTCTCGTTCGTACGGCGCTACCTCAAGGCCGAAGGCAAGCGCCTGGATACGCCGTCGGACTGGGTTTACGTGAACAACTTCGACGAGCCGCGCGAGCCTCGCGTGCTGGAGCTGCCACATGGCGGTGCCGCTGCGTTCATCGCCGATATCAATCAGCTGATCGATAACCTGCTGGCGACCTTTCCGGCGGTGTTCGAGCATCCGAGTTTCCAGCAGAAGAAAAGCGCCATCGACCGCGCTTTCAATCAGCGCTACGACAAGGCGCTGGACGTGATCGAGAAGCTCGCCCTGGAAAAGGAGATCGCTCTCTATCGCGACAGCACCAACATCGCCTTCACGCCCATGAAGGAAGGCAAGGCGCTGGACGAAACCGAGTTCGCCCAGCTGCCCGAAGCCGAGCGTGAGCGTTATCACGAAGACATTTCCGCGCTGGAAGTGCGTCTGAACGAGGAGCTCGCCAGCCTGCCGCAGTGGAAGCGCGAGTCGACCAACCAGTTGCGCCAGCTCAATGACGAGACCATCAGCCAGGCACTGCAGCCGCTGCTGGCGCCGCTGTCGGAGAAGTATGCGGAAAACGCCGGCATCGAAGCCTACCTGCAGGCGGTGCAGGTCAACCTGCTGAAGACCGTGGTCGAGCAACTGGTGGACGAGAACCGCCCGGAAGCGCAGAACCGTGTATTGCTGGAAGAGCAGTACAGCCCGAGCCTGGTGGTCGGTCACCCGGTCGATGGTGGCGCGCCGGTGGTATTCGAGCCGCACCCGACCTACGACAACCTGTTCGGTCGCATCGAGTACAACACCGATCAAGGCGCGCTCTACACCAGCTATCGCCAGCTACGTCCGGGTGCGCTGCACCGTGCCAACGGCGGTTTCCTGATGCTCGAGGCCGAGAAGCTGCTGAGCGAGCCCTTCGTCTGGGAAGCGCTCAAGCGCGCCCTGCAATCGCGCAAGCTGAAGATGGAGTCGCCGCTGGCCGAGCTCGGCCGCCTGGCCACGGTGACACTGACGCCACAGGTCATCCCGCTGAACGTCAAGGTGATCATCATCGGCTCGCGCCAGCTCTATTACACGCTGCAGGATCTGGATCCGGACTTCCAGGAAATGTTCCGCGTGTTGGTGGACTTCGACGAGGACATCCCGCTGGCCGAGGACAGCCTCGAGCAGTTCGCCCAGTTGATGAAGACCCGCACCTCGGAAGAAGGCATGGCGCCGCTCAGCGCCGCCGCGGTGGCGCGCCTGGCGACCTACAGCGCGCGGCTGGCCGAGCACCAGGGCCGCCTGTCGGCACGCATTGGCGACCTCTTCCAGCTGGTCAGCGAGGCTGATTTCATCCGCCAGCTGGCCAAGGATGAGGTTACCGATGTCGGTCACATCGAGCGTGCACTGAAAGCCAAGGCCACGCGCACAGGCCGTGTCTCGGCACGGATTCTCGAAGACATTCTGGCCGGCGTGATCCTGATCGACAGCGAGGGCGCGGCGATCGGCAAGTGCAACGGGCTGACGGTGCTGGAAGTCGGCGACTCGGCCTTCGGTATGCCGGCGCGCATTTCCGCCACCGTCTATCCGGGCGGCTCGGGAATCGTCGACATCGAACGCGAGGTTAATCTCGGCCAGCCGATCCACTCCAAGGGCGTGATGATCCTCACCGGCTACCTCGGCAGCCGCTACGCCCAGGAATTTCCGCTGGAGATTTCGGCGAGCATCGCGCTGGAGCAGTCCTACGGCTACGTCGACGGCGACAGCGCTTCGCTGGGCGAGTGCTGCGCACTGATCTCGGCGCTGTCGCGCACGCCGCTCAAGCAGTGCTTCGCCATCACCGGCTCGATCAACCAGTTCGGCGAGGTGCAGGCGGTCGGCGGGGTCAACGAGAAGATCGAAGGCTTCTTCCGGCTCTGCGAGGCGCGCGGGCTGACCGGCGAGCAGGGGGTGATCATCCCGTTCGCCAATGTCACCACGCTGATGCTCGACGAGCGCGTGCTGGAGGCGGTGCGCCAGCAGCAGTTCCACGTCTATGCTGTCAGGCAGGTGGATGAGGCGCTGTCGCTGCTGGCCGGTGAGGACGTGGGTGCGGCCAACGAGCTGGGCCATTTCCCCAAAGGCAGCGTGAACGCCCGGGTGGTCGAGCGGTTGCGCGACATTGCCGAGATCGAACTCGAGGAAGAAGGTAAGAGCGAACCGGCGCAGGCTGAGCAAGGGGCGTCCGAGGAGAACAGGTAA
- a CDS encoding DUF2256 domain-containing protein has product MRKKADLPFKCCAACNLPFAWRKKWSRCWDEVRYCSERCRRSRQSE; this is encoded by the coding sequence GTGAGAAAGAAAGCGGACCTGCCATTCAAGTGCTGCGCCGCCTGCAACCTGCCGTTTGCCTGGCGAAAGAAGTGGTCGCGCTGCTGGGATGAGGTGCGTTATTGCTCCGAACGTTGTCGGCGCAGTCGGCAGAGCGAGTAA
- a CDS encoding FKBP-type peptidyl-prolyl cis-trans isomerase has product MTDLNLSTDETRVSYGIGRQLGDQLRDNPPPGVSLDAVIAGIRDAFAGAASQVSPEALNASFAVIRERMQAEAQQKAEAAAAEGRAFLVENAKREGVVVLESGLQYEVLTTGEGAKPSREDSVRTHYHGTLIDGSVFDSSYQRGQPAEFPVGGVIAGWTEALQLMNAGSKWRLYVPSELAYGAQGVGSIPPHSTLVFDVELLDVL; this is encoded by the coding sequence ATGACCGACCTCAATCTCTCTACTGACGAAACCCGTGTGAGCTACGGCATCGGCCGCCAGCTGGGCGACCAGCTGCGTGACAATCCCCCGCCGGGCGTCAGTCTCGATGCGGTGATCGCCGGTATTCGTGATGCGTTTGCCGGTGCTGCCAGCCAGGTCAGCCCGGAAGCGCTGAACGCCAGCTTCGCGGTGATCCGCGAGCGCATGCAGGCTGAGGCGCAGCAGAAGGCTGAAGCCGCCGCCGCCGAAGGTCGTGCCTTCCTCGTCGAGAACGCCAAGCGCGAAGGCGTTGTGGTACTGGAGTCGGGTCTGCAATACGAAGTACTGACGACCGGAGAGGGTGCCAAGCCGTCCCGCGAGGACAGCGTGCGTACGCACTACCACGGCACGCTGATCGACGGCAGTGTGTTCGACAGCTCCTATCAGCGTGGCCAGCCTGCCGAGTTTCCGGTGGGCGGCGTGATTGCAGGCTGGACCGAAGCCCTACAGCTGATGAATGCCGGCAGCAAGTGGCGCTTGTACGTACCAAGCGAGCTGGCCTATGGCGCTCAGGGCGTTGGCAGTATCCCGCCGCACAGCACGCTGGTGTTCGACGTCGAACTGCTGGACGTGCTTTAA
- the rplU gene encoding 50S ribosomal protein L21, whose amino-acid sequence MYAVIVTGGKQYKVAEGEYLKIEKLEVATGEAVTFDRVLLIGNGDDVKIGAPVVDGAKVTAEVIAQGRHDKVTIIKFRRRKHHMKRQGHRQWFTEVKITGIQG is encoded by the coding sequence ATGTACGCAGTTATCGTAACCGGCGGCAAGCAATACAAAGTTGCCGAAGGCGAATACCTCAAGATTGAAAAACTCGAAGTTGCGACCGGCGAAGCTGTCACTTTTGACCGCGTTCTGCTGATCGGCAACGGCGATGATGTAAAGATCGGCGCTCCGGTGGTCGATGGTGCCAAGGTTACCGCTGAAGTGATCGCCCAGGGCCGTCACGACAAGGTCACCATCATCAAATTCCGCCGTCGTAAGCACCACATGAAGCGTCAGGGCCACCGTCAGTGGTTCACTGAGGTCAAAATCACCGGTATTCAGGGCTAA
- a CDS encoding TIGR00645 family protein, which translates to MERILENAMYAARWLLAPIYFGLAFALLALAIKFFQEIFHILPAILALSEAELILKLLSLIDMALVGGLLVMVMISGYENFVSQLDIEEGKEKLDWLGKMDSGSLKMKVAASIVAISSIHLLRMFMDAQQLDSEKLMWYVIIHLTFVVSAFAMGYLDKLTKH; encoded by the coding sequence ATGGAGCGCATCCTCGAAAATGCCATGTATGCCGCCCGTTGGCTGCTGGCGCCCATCTATTTCGGTCTGGCGTTCGCCCTGTTGGCGCTGGCGATCAAGTTCTTTCAGGAAATCTTCCATATCCTCCCGGCGATTCTCGCGCTCAGCGAGGCCGAGCTGATTCTCAAGCTCCTGTCACTGATCGACATGGCGCTGGTTGGCGGGCTGCTGGTGATGGTGATGATCTCCGGTTACGAGAACTTCGTTTCTCAGCTCGATATCGAGGAAGGCAAGGAAAAGCTCGACTGGCTTGGCAAGATGGACTCCGGATCGCTGAAGATGAAGGTCGCTGCCTCCATCGTCGCTATCTCGTCGATTCACCTGCTACGCATGTTCATGGATGCTCAGCAGCTCGATAGCGAAAAGCTGATGTGGTACGTGATCATTCATCTCACCTTCGTGGTTTCGGCGTTCGCCATGGGCTATCTCGACAAGCTCACCAAGCACTGA
- a CDS encoding polyprenyl synthetase family protein, with product MQPQSFYQVVADDFAAVDGIIRKQLTSRVPLVEKIGDYITSAGGKRLRPLLVLLSGSALGHQGEQLRLLAAIIEFLHTSTLLHDDVVDMSGMRRGRSTANALWGNAPSVLVGDFLYARSFEMMVELDSMPVMRIISQATRVIAEGEVLQLSKVRDASTTEEIYMEVIRGKTAMLFEASTHSAATLAGASEEQREALRTFGDHLGIAFQLVDDLLDYQGDAETLGKNVGDDLAEGKPTLPLIYTMREGTADQAALVRKAIQKGGLEDLESIRAAVEASGALDYTAKLARDYAERAVACLEVIPANRYRDALVELCRFAVARTH from the coding sequence ATGCAACCCCAGTCTTTCTATCAAGTTGTGGCGGACGATTTTGCCGCTGTCGACGGCATCATCCGCAAGCAACTGACTTCGCGCGTTCCTCTGGTGGAAAAGATCGGGGATTACATCACGTCGGCCGGCGGCAAGCGCCTGCGCCCCTTGCTGGTGCTGCTCAGTGGCAGCGCGCTCGGTCATCAGGGCGAGCAACTGCGCCTGCTGGCCGCCATCATCGAATTCCTGCATACCTCCACACTGCTGCACGACGACGTCGTCGACATGTCCGGCATGCGCCGCGGCCGCTCGACCGCCAACGCCCTTTGGGGCAATGCCCCAAGCGTACTGGTTGGCGACTTTCTATATGCACGCTCGTTCGAAATGATGGTGGAACTGGATTCCATGCCGGTGATGCGCATCATCTCCCAGGCAACGCGAGTCATCGCCGAAGGCGAAGTGCTGCAACTGTCGAAGGTCCGCGACGCCAGCACCACCGAAGAAATCTATATGGAAGTCATCCGCGGCAAGACCGCGATGCTCTTCGAAGCCTCGACCCACAGTGCCGCCACCCTGGCCGGCGCCAGCGAAGAGCAGCGTGAAGCGCTGCGCACCTTCGGCGACCACCTCGGCATAGCCTTCCAGCTGGTCGATGATCTGCTCGATTATCAGGGTGACGCGGAAACTCTCGGCAAGAACGTCGGCGACGACCTCGCCGAAGGCAAGCCTACCCTTCCGCTGATCTACACCATGCGCGAAGGCACCGCCGACCAAGCCGCCCTGGTGCGCAAGGCCATCCAAAAGGGCGGCCTGGAAGATCTGGAAAGCATCCGCGCCGCTGTCGAGGCATCGGGTGCGCTGGACTACACCGCCAAGCTCGCCCGCGACTATGCCGAACGCGCCGTTGCCTGCCTCGAAGTAATCCCCGCGAATCGGTATCGCGATGCCCTGGTCGAGCTCTGCCGCTTCGCCGTGGCGCGCACGCACTGA
- a CDS encoding cryptochrome/photolyase family protein codes for MSVAALRLVLGDQLSFELSALDGLDPARDRVLLAEVAGEAGHVPHHPQKIVFLFSAMRHFAEALRKRGITVDYVTLDDPANSGSLAGELARFAERYRPDEIHVTEAGDWRVEQALKSRGLSITWHVDRRFLCSRTGFASWARGKRQLRMEFFYREMRRQTGLLLNLDGTPEGGVWNLDAGNRKPLPRGLHGPITLRFAADDITRAVQALVKVRFAHHYGRLDGFDYPVTHAEAEQLWLHFLDFGLAAFGDYQDAMASGEPFLFHARIGAALNVGLLDLRRLCDDVEAAYRQGHVGLNAAEGFIRQLIGWREYVRGIYWLQMPDYAQRNALGNSRPLPEFYWTGQTRMTCMRQVIGQTLEHAYAHHIQRLMVTGNFALLAGIAPPALCDWYLAVYMDAFDWVELPNVLGMVLHADGGYLGSKPYCASGQYIKRMSNYCQDCSYKVGESTTDDACPFNALYWHFLMRHREQLQGNPRMSMVYRNLARMDDSKQQALWQRGESLLARLDGGRAL; via the coding sequence GTGAGCGTCGCCGCGCTGCGCCTGGTGCTCGGCGACCAGTTGAGCTTCGAACTCTCCGCCCTGGATGGGCTCGATCCGGCGCGTGACCGGGTGCTACTCGCCGAGGTCGCCGGGGAAGCCGGACACGTTCCGCATCATCCGCAGAAGATCGTCTTTCTGTTCAGCGCCATGCGGCACTTCGCCGAGGCGTTGCGCAAACGCGGGATCACGGTGGATTACGTGACACTCGACGATCCCGCCAACAGCGGTTCGTTGGCCGGGGAGCTGGCGCGCTTCGCCGAACGCTATCGACCTGACGAAATCCATGTCACCGAGGCCGGTGACTGGCGGGTCGAACAGGCGCTCAAGAGTAGGGGGCTTTCGATCACCTGGCATGTCGACCGCCGCTTCCTCTGCTCGCGGACCGGGTTCGCCAGTTGGGCCAGAGGCAAGCGACAGTTGCGCATGGAGTTCTTCTATCGCGAGATGCGTCGTCAAACGGGTCTTCTGCTGAATCTGGATGGCACACCGGAGGGCGGTGTATGGAATCTCGATGCGGGCAACCGCAAGCCGCTGCCACGCGGCTTGCACGGTCCGATCACCTTGCGCTTCGCCGCTGATGACATCACGCGGGCTGTGCAAGCGTTGGTGAAAGTACGCTTCGCGCATCACTACGGTCGTCTGGATGGCTTCGATTACCCCGTCACCCACGCCGAGGCCGAACAGCTCTGGCTGCATTTTCTCGATTTCGGTTTGGCCGCTTTCGGTGACTACCAGGACGCCATGGCCAGCGGGGAACCGTTCCTGTTTCATGCGCGCATCGGCGCCGCGCTCAATGTCGGCCTGCTTGACCTGCGCCGCCTGTGTGATGACGTGGAGGCCGCCTACCGGCAGGGGCACGTCGGGCTGAACGCTGCCGAGGGCTTCATTCGCCAGTTGATCGGTTGGCGTGAGTATGTGCGCGGCATCTATTGGTTGCAGATGCCGGACTACGCGCAACGCAATGCCCTTGGCAATTCCAGGCCGCTGCCGGAGTTCTACTGGACCGGGCAAACGCGCATGACCTGCATGCGCCAGGTGATCGGGCAGACGCTGGAGCACGCTTACGCTCACCATATCCAGCGGCTGATGGTGACCGGTAATTTCGCGCTGCTCGCCGGCATCGCACCGCCCGCGCTGTGCGATTGGTACCTGGCGGTCTATATGGATGCGTTCGACTGGGTGGAGCTGCCCAACGTGCTGGGCATGGTGCTGCATGCCGACGGCGGGTACCTGGGTTCCAAGCCTTACTGTGCCAGTGGCCAGTACATCAAGCGCATGTCCAACTATTGTCAGGATTGCTCTTACAAGGTGGGCGAGAGCACGACGGATGATGCCTGTCCGTTCAACGCCTTGTACTGGCACTTTCTCATGCGCCACCGCGAGCAGTTGCAGGGTAATCCGCGAATGAGCATGGTCTATCGCAATCTCGCGCGCATGGATGACAGCAAGCAGCAGGCGCTGTGGCAGCGCGGCGAGTCGCTGCTGGCGCGCCTGGATGGTGGGCGCGCGCTGTGA